A single Lactuca sativa cultivar Salinas chromosome 8, Lsat_Salinas_v11, whole genome shotgun sequence DNA region contains:
- the LOC128127666 gene encoding uncharacterized protein LOC128127666 — protein MLYFRDIMVRPRHGASTSGVSDEDIRQMIHEEVAAAIRAEIPEMFGSIKTTLMETFDERYAALTEAATAAATAAVAAARPQGGDSLLFREFSNTKPPEFDGTQDPIAAMRWIADIEGCFYTCSCPEHLRVRFALNQLRLGAKDWWKFVTANFTLAETAAVTWEGFTTMFRDEYVPPVERERLVQEFLTLKQGTDSVAAITRKFHERAMFCPELVATEQARMSRYLGVLRREIREFVSNSTYHTFTELQANARKREIELETQAREEAESRQADRRPAQSQPAVKRIKSADSRTGGSKNRTCVKCGKGHDGACRAGACYKCGKEGHIARECPKGFMVCFHCNQTGHRKAECPQLRPVSAPVARTTETRPVKVEAPRARGRAFQLTAEEVRAAPDVVAGML, from the coding sequence atgttgtatttcagagatatcatggttagaccgcgtcacggagcaagtacgagcggtgtgagtgacgaggatattcgtcagatgatccacgaggaggtggcggcggcgatccgggctgagatcccggagatgtttgggtctatcaagaccaccctgatggagacgttcgacgagcggtacgccgcattgactgaggctgcaaccgctgcagctaccgcagctgtggccgctgctaggccacaggggggtgattcattgctgttccgagagttcagcaacacgaagccaccagagttcgatgggacgcaggatccgattgctgcgatgaggtggatcgcagatatagaggggtgcttctacacttgttcatgcccggagcacctgagggtacggttcgctttgaaccagctccgtctgggagcaaaggactggtggaagttcgtgacggcgaacttcactttggcagagactgcggcagtgacatgggaggggttcactaccatgttcagggatgagtacgttcccccggtggagcgggaacgattggtgcaggagttcttaaccctcaagcagggtactgattcggtggcggcgatcacgcggaagttccatgagagggcgatgttttgccccgagctggtggccacagagcaggctcggatgagccggtacttgggtgttctgaggagggagatccgggagtttgtgtcaaactccacttaccatacttttactgagcttcaggcgaatgccaggaagcgtgagatcgagttagagactcaggccagggaggaggccgagtctcggcaggcagaccggcggccggctcagtctcagccggcagtcaagcggatcaagtccgccgattcgaggacgggaggttcgaagaaccgcacttgcgtaaagtgcggcaagggtcacgatggggcgtgtcgagccggtgcctgctacaagtgcggcaaggaggggcacattgctagggagtgccccaaggggtttatggtttgcttccattgcaaccagaccggccatcggaaggccgagtgtccgcagcttcgtccggtgtctgcacctgttgccaggactactgagactcgaccggtgaaggtcgaggccccgagggctcgtgggagagcctttcagctaactgcggaggaggtccgcgctgcgcccgatgttgtggcaggtatgttgtaa